A genomic window from Equus caballus isolate H_3958 breed thoroughbred chromosome 5, TB-T2T, whole genome shotgun sequence includes:
- the CD1E1 gene encoding CD1e1 molecule isoform X1 — MLLQDALGVCMPGYSQAKCPCLQSQFLSLNLRRGSWSGGRGYGYAYNLCNHLHPSPSMRASLLSSFHNLSAAHSSLSAPLLLGFHHPAAEEPLSYHFIQISSFANHSWAYTQASGWLGEMETEAWDSVSGTIRFLKPWSQGNFSKEELKNLEALLELYLHSFTTEVQVFASQFQFEYPFELQVLFGCQMRAGKPSESFLNGAYQGSDFLSFQGNSWKPSPGAGSRAQNVCRVLNHYRVIKEIVQRLLSDTCPRLLASRLDAGKSELEQQVKPEAWVSKGPSPGPGHLMLVCHVSGFHPKPVWVMWMRGEQEQPGTQRGDVLPNADGTWYLRVTLDVTSGEAAGLTCRVKHSSLGGHDIIIHWDGNSILLILICLTVIVILVMLVVVDLRFKKQSSNQNILYPHVPNPAFSTRTNTRDPRSSGHPLCLAQDLWIKSKFLKNWKTSLKRLW, encoded by the exons ATGCTCCTCCAGGATGCCCTTGGAGTCTGCATGCCAGGCTACTCTCAGGCAAAGTGTCCTTGCCTCCAGTCTCAGTTTCTGTCTCTAAATTTGAGGAGAGGAAGCTGGTCCGGGGGAAGGGGATATGGGTATGCGTATAACCTGTGTAACCATCTCCATCCTTCCCCTTCTATGCGAGCTTCTCTTCTCTCATCCTTTCACAATCTCTCCGCTGCTCATTCCTCTCTCTCAGCTCCCCTGCTCCTAGGATTCCATCATCCAGCAGCAGAAGAGCCCCTCTCCtaccacttcatccagatctccTCCTTTGCCAACCACAGCTGGGCATACACCCAGGCCTCAGGCTGGCTGGGCGAGATGGAGACTGAGGCCTGGGACAGTGTCTCGGGCACCATCCGCTTTCTGAAGCCCTGGTCCCAGGGTAACTTCAGCAAGGAAGAATTGAAGAACCTTGAGGCGCTACTGGAGTTGTACTTGCACAGTTTCACTACGGAAGTGCAGGTCTTCGCCAGTCAGTTTCAGTTTGAAT ATCCCTTTGAGCTCCAGGTATTATTTGGCTGTCAAATGCGTGCAGGGAAACCCTCAGAAAGCTTCTTAAATGGGGCATATCAAGGATCAGATTTCCTGAGTTTCCAAGGAAATTCCTGGAAGCCATCCCCAGGAGCAGGGAGTCGGGCTCAGAATGTCTGTAGGGTGCTCAATCACTACCGGGTTATTAAAGAAATCGTTCAGAGACTTCTCAGTGACACCTGCCCTAGACTTCTGGCAAGCCGCCTTGATGCAGGGAAGTCAGAGCTGGAACAACAAG TGAAACCAGAGGCTTGGGTGTCCAAAGGCCCCAGTCCTGGGCCTGGCCATCTGATGCTGGTGTGCCATGTCTCTGGCTTTCATCCAAAACCCGTGTGGGTGATGTGGATGCGGGGTGAGCAGGAGCAACCAGGCACTCAGCGAGGTGATGTGCTGCCCAATGCTGATGGGACATGGTATCTCCGAGTAACCCTGGATGTGACGTCTGGGGAGGCGGCCGGCCTGACTTGTCGAGTGAAGCACAGCAGTCTAGGAGGCCATGATATAATCATCCACTGGG ACGGAAACTCCATCTTGCTGATATTGATCTGTTTGACTGTAATAGTTATCTTGGTCATGTTGGTTGTAGTTGACTTACGGTTTAAAAAGCAGAG CTCAAATCAGAACATCCTTTATCCTCATGTACCCAACCCTGCCTTTTCCACAAGAACTAACACTCGAGACCCCAGGAGTTCAGGACATCCGCTCTGCTTGGCACAAGACTTGTGGATCAAAAGCAAATTCTTGAAGAATTGGAAAACAAGCCTAAAGCGGCTCTGGTGA
- the CD1E1 gene encoding CD1e1 molecule isoform X2, whose translation MLLLLLLLFKGLPCHGASTVSPLLLGFHHPAAEEPLSYHFIQISSFANHSWAYTQASGWLGEMETEAWDSVSGTIRFLKPWSQGNFSKEELKNLEALLELYLHSFTTEVQVFASQFQFEYPFELQVLFGCQMRAGKPSESFLNGAYQGSDFLSFQGNSWKPSPGAGSRAQNVCRVLNHYRVIKEIVQRLLSDTCPRLLASRLDAGKSELEQQVKPEAWVSKGPSPGPGHLMLVCHVSGFHPKPVWVMWMRGEQEQPGTQRGDVLPNADGTWYLRVTLDVTSGEAAGLTCRVKHSSLGGHDIIIHWDGNSILLILICLTVIVILVMLVVVDLRFKKQSSNQNILYPHVPNPAFSTRTNTRDPRSSGHPLCLAQDLWIKSKFLKNWKTSLKRLW comes from the exons atgctgctcctgctgctcctgctctTCAAGGGACTTCCCTGCCATGGAGCAAGCACAGTGT CTCCCCTGCTCCTAGGATTCCATCATCCAGCAGCAGAAGAGCCCCTCTCCtaccacttcatccagatctccTCCTTTGCCAACCACAGCTGGGCATACACCCAGGCCTCAGGCTGGCTGGGCGAGATGGAGACTGAGGCCTGGGACAGTGTCTCGGGCACCATCCGCTTTCTGAAGCCCTGGTCCCAGGGTAACTTCAGCAAGGAAGAATTGAAGAACCTTGAGGCGCTACTGGAGTTGTACTTGCACAGTTTCACTACGGAAGTGCAGGTCTTCGCCAGTCAGTTTCAGTTTGAAT ATCCCTTTGAGCTCCAGGTATTATTTGGCTGTCAAATGCGTGCAGGGAAACCCTCAGAAAGCTTCTTAAATGGGGCATATCAAGGATCAGATTTCCTGAGTTTCCAAGGAAATTCCTGGAAGCCATCCCCAGGAGCAGGGAGTCGGGCTCAGAATGTCTGTAGGGTGCTCAATCACTACCGGGTTATTAAAGAAATCGTTCAGAGACTTCTCAGTGACACCTGCCCTAGACTTCTGGCAAGCCGCCTTGATGCAGGGAAGTCAGAGCTGGAACAACAAG TGAAACCAGAGGCTTGGGTGTCCAAAGGCCCCAGTCCTGGGCCTGGCCATCTGATGCTGGTGTGCCATGTCTCTGGCTTTCATCCAAAACCCGTGTGGGTGATGTGGATGCGGGGTGAGCAGGAGCAACCAGGCACTCAGCGAGGTGATGTGCTGCCCAATGCTGATGGGACATGGTATCTCCGAGTAACCCTGGATGTGACGTCTGGGGAGGCGGCCGGCCTGACTTGTCGAGTGAAGCACAGCAGTCTAGGAGGCCATGATATAATCATCCACTGGG ACGGAAACTCCATCTTGCTGATATTGATCTGTTTGACTGTAATAGTTATCTTGGTCATGTTGGTTGTAGTTGACTTACGGTTTAAAAAGCAGAG CTCAAATCAGAACATCCTTTATCCTCATGTACCCAACCCTGCCTTTTCCACAAGAACTAACACTCGAGACCCCAGGAGTTCAGGACATCCGCTCTGCTTGGCACAAGACTTGTGGATCAAAAGCAAATTCTTGAAGAATTGGAAAACAAGCCTAAAGCGGCTCTGGTGA
- the CD1E1 gene encoding CD1e1 molecule precursor — protein sequence MLLLLLLLFKGLPCHGASTVSSLLSSFHNLSAAHSSLSAPLLLGFHHPAAEEPLSYHFIQISSFANHSWAYTQASGWLGEMETEAWDSVSGTIRFLKPWSQGNFSKEELKNLEALLELYLHSFTTEVQVFASQFQFEYPFELQVLFGCQMRAGKPSESFLNGAYQGSDFLSFQGNSWKPSPGAGSRAQNVCRVLNHYRVIKEIVQRLLSDTCPRLLASRLDAGKSELEQQVKPEAWVSKGPSPGPGHLMLVCHVSGFHPKPVWVMWMRGEQEQPGTQRGDVLPNADGTWYLRVTLDVTSGEAAGLTCRVKHSSLGGHDIIIHWDGNSILLILICLTVIVILVMLVVVDLRFKKQSSNQNILYPHVPNPAFSTRTNTRDPRSSGHPLCLAQDLWIKSKFLKNWKTSLKRLW from the exons atgctgctcctgctgctcctgctctTCAAGGGACTTCCCTGCCATGGAGCAAGCACAGTGT CTTCTCTTCTCTCATCCTTTCACAATCTCTCCGCTGCTCATTCCTCTCTCTCAGCTCCCCTGCTCCTAGGATTCCATCATCCAGCAGCAGAAGAGCCCCTCTCCtaccacttcatccagatctccTCCTTTGCCAACCACAGCTGGGCATACACCCAGGCCTCAGGCTGGCTGGGCGAGATGGAGACTGAGGCCTGGGACAGTGTCTCGGGCACCATCCGCTTTCTGAAGCCCTGGTCCCAGGGTAACTTCAGCAAGGAAGAATTGAAGAACCTTGAGGCGCTACTGGAGTTGTACTTGCACAGTTTCACTACGGAAGTGCAGGTCTTCGCCAGTCAGTTTCAGTTTGAAT ATCCCTTTGAGCTCCAGGTATTATTTGGCTGTCAAATGCGTGCAGGGAAACCCTCAGAAAGCTTCTTAAATGGGGCATATCAAGGATCAGATTTCCTGAGTTTCCAAGGAAATTCCTGGAAGCCATCCCCAGGAGCAGGGAGTCGGGCTCAGAATGTCTGTAGGGTGCTCAATCACTACCGGGTTATTAAAGAAATCGTTCAGAGACTTCTCAGTGACACCTGCCCTAGACTTCTGGCAAGCCGCCTTGATGCAGGGAAGTCAGAGCTGGAACAACAAG TGAAACCAGAGGCTTGGGTGTCCAAAGGCCCCAGTCCTGGGCCTGGCCATCTGATGCTGGTGTGCCATGTCTCTGGCTTTCATCCAAAACCCGTGTGGGTGATGTGGATGCGGGGTGAGCAGGAGCAACCAGGCACTCAGCGAGGTGATGTGCTGCCCAATGCTGATGGGACATGGTATCTCCGAGTAACCCTGGATGTGACGTCTGGGGAGGCGGCCGGCCTGACTTGTCGAGTGAAGCACAGCAGTCTAGGAGGCCATGATATAATCATCCACTGGG ACGGAAACTCCATCTTGCTGATATTGATCTGTTTGACTGTAATAGTTATCTTGGTCATGTTGGTTGTAGTTGACTTACGGTTTAAAAAGCAGAG CTCAAATCAGAACATCCTTTATCCTCATGTACCCAACCCTGCCTTTTCCACAAGAACTAACACTCGAGACCCCAGGAGTTCAGGACATCCGCTCTGCTTGGCACAAGACTTGTGGATCAAAAGCAAATTCTTGAAGAATTGGAAAACAAGCCTAAAGCGGCTCTGGTGA
- the CD1E1 gene encoding CD1e1 molecule isoform X3: MLLLLLLLFKGLPCHGASTVSPLLLGFHHPAAEEPLSYHFIQISSFANHSWAYTQASGWLGEMETEAWDSVSGTIRFLKPWSQGNFSKEELKNLEALLELYLHSFTTEVQVFASQFQFEYPFELQVLFGCQMRAGKPSESFLNGAYQGSDFLSFQGNSWKPSPGAGSRAQNVCRVLNHYRVIKEIVQRLLSDTCPRLLASRLDAGKSELEQQVKPEAWVSKGPSPGPGHLMLVCHVSGFHPKPVWVMWMRGEQEQPGTQRGDVLPNADGTWWKLHLADIDLFDCNSYLGHVGCS; the protein is encoded by the exons atgctgctcctgctgctcctgctctTCAAGGGACTTCCCTGCCATGGAGCAAGCACAGTGT CTCCCCTGCTCCTAGGATTCCATCATCCAGCAGCAGAAGAGCCCCTCTCCtaccacttcatccagatctccTCCTTTGCCAACCACAGCTGGGCATACACCCAGGCCTCAGGCTGGCTGGGCGAGATGGAGACTGAGGCCTGGGACAGTGTCTCGGGCACCATCCGCTTTCTGAAGCCCTGGTCCCAGGGTAACTTCAGCAAGGAAGAATTGAAGAACCTTGAGGCGCTACTGGAGTTGTACTTGCACAGTTTCACTACGGAAGTGCAGGTCTTCGCCAGTCAGTTTCAGTTTGAAT ATCCCTTTGAGCTCCAGGTATTATTTGGCTGTCAAATGCGTGCAGGGAAACCCTCAGAAAGCTTCTTAAATGGGGCATATCAAGGATCAGATTTCCTGAGTTTCCAAGGAAATTCCTGGAAGCCATCCCCAGGAGCAGGGAGTCGGGCTCAGAATGTCTGTAGGGTGCTCAATCACTACCGGGTTATTAAAGAAATCGTTCAGAGACTTCTCAGTGACACCTGCCCTAGACTTCTGGCAAGCCGCCTTGATGCAGGGAAGTCAGAGCTGGAACAACAAG TGAAACCAGAGGCTTGGGTGTCCAAAGGCCCCAGTCCTGGGCCTGGCCATCTGATGCTGGTGTGCCATGTCTCTGGCTTTCATCCAAAACCCGTGTGGGTGATGTGGATGCGGGGTGAGCAGGAGCAACCAGGCACTCAGCGAGGTGATGTGCTGCCCAATGCTGATGGGACATGGT GGAAACTCCATCTTGCTGATATTGATCTGTTTGACTGTAATAGTTATCTTGGTCATGTTGGTTGTAGTTGA